A stretch of Arctopsyche grandis isolate Sample6627 chromosome 9, ASM5162203v2, whole genome shotgun sequence DNA encodes these proteins:
- the LOC143916585 gene encoding uncharacterized protein LOC143916585 isoform X1: MSDICRVCLSKGELVSLFRASETVSLSEKVMSCASVQIEAGDRLPSHICLTCVSRVNASYDFKILCEFSDITLRKRISGDNFATFDASYVFKTEHPSEHEYFPVKCEVECDVFKDEAALRRESKNERRMKRKMLKEVRNASSFLKSSSLSAKEKRSKKNEKCTRADIENNVGPNIFDDNDLSCSSDNFKDTTDVGNAYSKVDSDCRLNQIDSKEDSDGVEKFPSRKKCRNQSADIFKKSLKKVLRKPNKKHQCFTCGKVMSSKFRLQMHVRIHTGEKPFTCNFCNKTFTLAQNLKVHERVHTGEKPLLCGVCGKAFAQSAGLATHMRLHTGETPYKCTLCPSSFRTPGHLQYHIKCVLQHTGEKNFKCSICSRAFISKGDLTQHSKTHTGERPYVCTICGLRMARSSHLTRHMMTHTGEKPHKCEICGSCFAQKGDVVRHVNRRHAADTGEKPHKCDICGFCFSQKYDLIRHVKRHTLKHSPIASDKNDHEDISKVVNENTLPLNIMPTDDCVNK, translated from the exons ATGTCGGACATTTGCCGAGTTTGTCTCTCGAAGGGGGAGCTGGTGTCGCTATTTCGAGCCTCGGAAACGGTGTCTCTCTCCGAAAAGGTCATGTCGTGTGCTTCTGTTCAG ATCGAAGCCGGAGATAGACTGCCTTCGCACATTTGCTTGACGTGCGTTTCCCGGGTCAACGCCTCTTACGATTTCAAAATTCTGTGCGAGTTTTCCGACATCACTCTTCGAAAGAGAATAAGCGGTGATAATTTTGCCACTTTCGACGCTTCTTACGTGTTCAAAACTGAACATCCCTCCGAGCACGAATACTTTCCTGTCAAGTGTGAGGTGGAATGCGACGTTTTCAAAGACGAAGCCGCTCTCAGGAGAGAGAGCAAAAACGAGAGACGCATGAAAAGGAAGATGTTGAAGGAAGTACGAAACGCTTCGTCGTTTCTCAAAAGTAGCTCCCTATCGGCGAAAGAAAAGAGAAGCAAGAAAAATGAAAAGTGCACTAGAGCCGACATCGAAAATAATGTCGGGCCAAATATTTTCGACGATAACGATCTGTCGTGCTCGAGCGATAATTTTAAAGATACGACCGACGTCGGAAATGCGTATTCGAAGGTGGATAGTGACTGTCGATTGAACCAAATCGATTCGAAAGAAGATTCGGACGGCGTTGAAAAGTTTCCAAGTAGAAAAAAATGTCGAAATCAAAGTGCAGACATTTTTAAAAAGTCTCTGAAAAAAGTTTTGAGGAAACCGAATAAAAAACACCAATGTTTCACGTGCGGGAAAGTAATGTCATCAAA ATTTAGACTTCAGATGCACGTGCGAATACACACTGGTGAGAAACCGTTTActtgtaatttttgtaataagacTTTTACCCTGGCCCAAAATCTGAAAGTTCACGAAAGAGTTCACACGGGAGAAAAGCCTTTACTGTGCGGAGTGTGCGGAAAAGCTTTCGCTCAGTCGGCCGGCTTGGCCACTCACATGAGACTTCATACGGGCGAAACGCCATACAAATGCACACTCTGTCCTTCCAGCTTCAGAACGCCCGGACATTTACAGTATCACATCAAGTGTGTATT aCAGCATACTGGAGAAAAAAACTTCAAATGCAGTATTTGCAGTAGAGCATTCATTTCCAAGGGAGATTTAACACAACACTCGAAAACTCACACAGGCGAAAGACCATACGTTTGTACAATTTGCGGATTGCGAATGGCTCGTTCTAGTCATTTAACACGTCACATGATGACCCACACGGGTGAAAAACCTCACAAATGCGAAATCTGCGGGTCGTGTTTTGCTCAAAAGGGGGATGTAGTGAGACACGTAAATAGACGGCACGCCGCTGATACGGGAGAAAAACcccacaaatgtgacatttgcggCTTTTGTTTCTCGCAGAAATATGATCTCATTCGACACGTCAAAAGACATACACTAAAACATTCACCGATTGCTTCTGACAAGAACGATCACGAAGATATATCTAAAGTTGTCAACGAAAATACATTACCTTTGAACATTATGCCAACTGATgattgtgtaaataaataa
- the LOC143916585 gene encoding uncharacterized protein LOC143916585 isoform X2: MSDICRVCLSKGELVSLFRASETVSLSEKVMSCASVQIEAGDRLPSHICLTCVSRVNASYDFKILCEFSDITLRKRISGDNFATFDASYVFKTEHPSEHEYFPVKCEVECDVFKDEAALRRESKNERRMKRKMLKEVRNASSFLKSSSLSAKEKRSKKNEKCTRADIENNVGPNIFDDNDLSCSSDNFKDTTDVGNAYSKVDSDCRLNQIDSKEDSDGVEKFPSRKKCRNQSADIFKKSLKKVLRKPNKKHQCFTCGKVMSSKFRLQMHVRIHTGEKPFTCNFCNKTFTLAQNLKVHERVHTGEKPLLCGVCGKAFAQSAGLATHMRLHTGETPYKCTLCPSSFRTPGHLQYHIKQHTGEKNFKCSICSRAFISKGDLTQHSKTHTGERPYVCTICGLRMARSSHLTRHMMTHTGEKPHKCEICGSCFAQKGDVVRHVNRRHAADTGEKPHKCDICGFCFSQKYDLIRHVKRHTLKHSPIASDKNDHEDISKVVNENTLPLNIMPTDDCVNK; the protein is encoded by the exons ATGTCGGACATTTGCCGAGTTTGTCTCTCGAAGGGGGAGCTGGTGTCGCTATTTCGAGCCTCGGAAACGGTGTCTCTCTCCGAAAAGGTCATGTCGTGTGCTTCTGTTCAG ATCGAAGCCGGAGATAGACTGCCTTCGCACATTTGCTTGACGTGCGTTTCCCGGGTCAACGCCTCTTACGATTTCAAAATTCTGTGCGAGTTTTCCGACATCACTCTTCGAAAGAGAATAAGCGGTGATAATTTTGCCACTTTCGACGCTTCTTACGTGTTCAAAACTGAACATCCCTCCGAGCACGAATACTTTCCTGTCAAGTGTGAGGTGGAATGCGACGTTTTCAAAGACGAAGCCGCTCTCAGGAGAGAGAGCAAAAACGAGAGACGCATGAAAAGGAAGATGTTGAAGGAAGTACGAAACGCTTCGTCGTTTCTCAAAAGTAGCTCCCTATCGGCGAAAGAAAAGAGAAGCAAGAAAAATGAAAAGTGCACTAGAGCCGACATCGAAAATAATGTCGGGCCAAATATTTTCGACGATAACGATCTGTCGTGCTCGAGCGATAATTTTAAAGATACGACCGACGTCGGAAATGCGTATTCGAAGGTGGATAGTGACTGTCGATTGAACCAAATCGATTCGAAAGAAGATTCGGACGGCGTTGAAAAGTTTCCAAGTAGAAAAAAATGTCGAAATCAAAGTGCAGACATTTTTAAAAAGTCTCTGAAAAAAGTTTTGAGGAAACCGAATAAAAAACACCAATGTTTCACGTGCGGGAAAGTAATGTCATCAAA ATTTAGACTTCAGATGCACGTGCGAATACACACTGGTGAGAAACCGTTTActtgtaatttttgtaataagacTTTTACCCTGGCCCAAAATCTGAAAGTTCACGAAAGAGTTCACACGGGAGAAAAGCCTTTACTGTGCGGAGTGTGCGGAAAAGCTTTCGCTCAGTCGGCCGGCTTGGCCACTCACATGAGACTTCATACGGGCGAAACGCCATACAAATGCACACTCTGTCCTTCCAGCTTCAGAACGCCCGGACATTTACAGTATCACATCAA aCAGCATACTGGAGAAAAAAACTTCAAATGCAGTATTTGCAGTAGAGCATTCATTTCCAAGGGAGATTTAACACAACACTCGAAAACTCACACAGGCGAAAGACCATACGTTTGTACAATTTGCGGATTGCGAATGGCTCGTTCTAGTCATTTAACACGTCACATGATGACCCACACGGGTGAAAAACCTCACAAATGCGAAATCTGCGGGTCGTGTTTTGCTCAAAAGGGGGATGTAGTGAGACACGTAAATAGACGGCACGCCGCTGATACGGGAGAAAAACcccacaaatgtgacatttgcggCTTTTGTTTCTCGCAGAAATATGATCTCATTCGACACGTCAAAAGACATACACTAAAACATTCACCGATTGCTTCTGACAAGAACGATCACGAAGATATATCTAAAGTTGTCAACGAAAATACATTACCTTTGAACATTATGCCAACTGATgattgtgtaaataaataa